One genomic window of Burkholderia diffusa includes the following:
- the rplP gene encoding 50S ribosomal protein L16 → MLQPKRRKYRKEQKGRNTGKATRGNAVSFGEFGLKAIGRGRLTARQIEAARRAMTRHIKRGGRIWIRIFPDKPISQKPAEVRMGNGKGNPEYYVAEIQPGKMLYEMDGVTEELAREAFRLAAAKLPLKTTFIVRQLGA, encoded by the coding sequence ATGCTGCAACCGAAACGCAGGAAGTATCGCAAAGAGCAGAAGGGTCGTAACACCGGCAAGGCGACGCGCGGCAACGCCGTGTCGTTCGGTGAATTCGGCCTGAAGGCGATCGGTCGCGGTCGTTTGACCGCACGTCAAATTGAAGCGGCGCGTCGTGCAATGACGCGTCACATCAAGCGTGGCGGCCGCATCTGGATCCGGATCTTCCCGGACAAGCCGATTTCGCAAAAGCCGGCAGAAGTGCGTATGGGTAACGGTAAGGGTAACCCGGAGTACTACGTCGCCGAAATCCAGCCGGGCAAGATGCTCTATGAAATGGACGGCGTAACCGAAGAACTGGCACGCGAAGCGTTCCGTCTGGCTGCAGCGAAGCTGCCGCTGAAGACGACGTTCATCGTGCGCCAGCTCGGCGCCTAA
- the rpmC gene encoding 50S ribosomal protein L29, with protein sequence MKASELLQKDQAALNKELADLLKAQFGLRMQLATQQLTNTSQLKKVRRDIARVRTVMTQKANQK encoded by the coding sequence ATGAAGGCTTCCGAACTTCTCCAGAAAGACCAGGCCGCGCTCAACAAGGAGCTGGCGGACCTGCTGAAGGCGCAATTCGGCCTGCGCATGCAACTCGCGACCCAGCAGCTCACGAACACGAGCCAGCTGAAGAAGGTTCGTCGCGACATCGCACGTGTGCGGACCGTCATGACTCAGAAGGCGAACCAGAAATGA
- the rpsQ gene encoding 30S ribosomal protein S17: protein MNDSVKTSLKRTLVGRVVSNKMDKTVTVLIEHRVKHPIYGKYVVRSKKYHAHDEANTCNEGDLVEIQETRPVSKTKAWTVSRLVEAARVI, encoded by the coding sequence ATGAACGATAGCGTGAAAACCTCGCTGAAGCGGACGCTGGTCGGTCGGGTCGTCAGCAACAAGATGGACAAGACCGTCACCGTGCTGATCGAGCACCGCGTCAAGCACCCGATCTACGGCAAGTATGTCGTGCGCTCGAAGAAGTACCACGCGCATGATGAAGCGAACACCTGCAACGAAGGCGATCTCGTCGAAATCCAGGAAACCCGTCCTGTTTCGAAGACGAAGGCCTGGACGGTGTCGCGCCTCGTCGAAGCAGCTCGCGTCATCTAA
- the rplN gene encoding 50S ribosomal protein L14, producing the protein MIQTESRLEVADNTGAREVMCIKVLGGSKRRYAGIGDIIKVTVKEATPRGRVKKGEIYNAVVVRTAKGVRRQDGSLIKFDGNAAVLLNNKLEPIGTRIFGPVTRELRSERFMKIVSLAPEVL; encoded by the coding sequence ATGATCCAGACCGAATCTCGGCTCGAAGTAGCCGACAACACGGGTGCGCGTGAAGTCATGTGCATCAAGGTGCTCGGCGGCTCGAAGCGTCGTTATGCCGGCATTGGCGACATCATCAAGGTGACCGTCAAAGAAGCAACGCCGCGCGGGCGCGTGAAGAAAGGCGAAATCTACAACGCCGTGGTGGTCCGCACCGCCAAGGGTGTTCGCCGTCAAGACGGCTCGCTGATCAAGTTCGACGGCAACGCCGCTGTGCTTTTGAATAACAAGCTTGAGCCGATCGGCACCCGTATCTTCGGGCCGGTGACGCGTGAGCTGCGTAGCGAACGATTCATGAAGATCGTTTCGCTGGCGCCGGAAGTGCTGTAA
- the rplX gene encoding 50S ribosomal protein L24 yields the protein MNKIRKGDEVIVVTGKDKGKRGVVLAVGAEHVTVEGINLVKKHVKPNPMKGTTGGVEAKTMPLHISNVALVDANGKASRVGIKVEEGKKVRFLKTTGAVLSA from the coding sequence ATGAACAAGATTCGCAAAGGTGACGAAGTTATCGTCGTCACTGGCAAGGACAAGGGCAAGCGCGGCGTCGTGCTGGCTGTCGGTGCAGAACATGTGACGGTTGAAGGTATCAACCTCGTCAAGAAGCATGTGAAGCCGAACCCGATGAAGGGTACGACGGGCGGCGTGGAAGCGAAGACGATGCCCCTGCATATTTCGAACGTCGCACTGGTCGACGCGAATGGCAAGGCGTCGCGTGTTGGCATCAAGGTCGAGGAAGGCAAGAAGGTTCGCTTCCTGAAGACGACCGGTGCCGTACTGAGCGCCTGA
- the rplE gene encoding 50S ribosomal protein L5, translating into MARFQEFYKEKVVPGLIEKFGYKSVMEVPRITKITLNMGLGEAIADKKIIENAVGDLTKIAGQKPVVTKARKAIAGFKIRQGYPIGAMVTLRGRAMYEFLDRFVTVALPRVRDFRGVSGRAFDGRGNYNIGVKEQIIFPEIDYDKIDALRGLNISITTTAKTDDEAKALLASFKFPFRN; encoded by the coding sequence ATGGCTCGTTTTCAAGAGTTTTACAAAGAAAAGGTTGTGCCCGGCCTGATCGAGAAGTTCGGTTACAAGTCGGTCATGGAAGTGCCGCGCATCACCAAGATCACGCTGAACATGGGTCTTGGCGAAGCGATCGCTGACAAGAAGATCATCGAGAACGCCGTTGGCGACCTCACGAAGATCGCTGGTCAGAAGCCGGTCGTCACGAAGGCGCGCAAGGCAATCGCAGGCTTCAAGATCCGCCAGGGCTACCCGATCGGCGCGATGGTGACGCTGCGTGGCCGTGCGATGTACGAATTCCTCGACCGTTTCGTGACCGTTGCCCTGCCCCGCGTGCGTGACTTCCGCGGTGTGTCGGGCCGTGCTTTCGATGGCCGCGGCAACTACAACATCGGTGTGAAAGAGCAGATCATTTTCCCCGAAATCGACTACGACAAGATCGACGCACTGCGTGGGCTGAACATCAGCATCACGACGACTGCGAAGACCGACGACGAAGCAAAGGCTCTGCTCGCCAGCTTCAAGTTCCCGTTCAGAAACTGA
- the rpsN gene encoding 30S ribosomal protein S14, translating into MAKLALIEREKKRARLVAKFAAKREALKAIVEDQSKSEEERYEARLELQQLPRNANPTRQRNRCAITGRPRGTFRKFGLARNKIREIAFRGEIPGLTKASW; encoded by the coding sequence GTGGCTAAACTGGCACTGATCGAACGTGAAAAGAAGCGCGCCCGCCTGGTCGCGAAGTTCGCAGCAAAGCGCGAAGCGCTGAAGGCGATCGTCGAAGACCAAAGCAAGTCGGAAGAAGAGCGCTACGAAGCACGCCTTGAGCTGCAGCAACTGCCCCGCAACGCAAACCCGACCCGCCAGCGTAACCGCTGCGCGATCACGGGCCGTCCGCGTGGCACGTTCCGTAAATTCGGCCTCGCGCGTAACAAGATTCGTGAAATCGCATTCCGTGGCGAGATTCCTGGCCTGACCAAGGCGAGCTGGTAA
- the rpsH gene encoding 30S ribosomal protein S8, whose product MSMSDPIADMLTRIRNAQMVEKVSVAMPSSKVKVAIAQVLKDEGYIDDFAVKAEGAKSELNIALKYYAGRPVIERLERVSKPGLRVYRGRNDIPQVMNGLGVAIVSTPKGVMTDRKARATGVGGEVICYVA is encoded by the coding sequence ATGAGCATGAGTGATCCTATCGCCGATATGCTGACTCGCATCCGCAACGCGCAGATGGTCGAGAAGGTATCGGTCGCGATGCCCTCGTCGAAGGTCAAGGTTGCAATCGCGCAAGTCCTCAAGGACGAAGGTTATATCGACGATTTCGCCGTCAAGGCGGAAGGTGCGAAGTCCGAACTGAATATCGCGCTGAAGTACTACGCAGGTCGCCCGGTCATCGAACGCCTCGAGCGCGTGTCGAAGCCTGGTCTGCGCGTGTACCGCGGCCGTAACGACATTCCGCAGGTCATGAACGGCCTGGGCGTGGCAATCGTGTCGACGCCGAAGGGCGTGATGACCGACCGCAAGGCGCGCGCTACCGGCGTCGGCGGCGAAGTCATCTGCTACGTCGCTTAA
- the rplF gene encoding 50S ribosomal protein L6, translated as MSRVGKSPIALQGAEVKLADGAITVKGPLGTITQAINPLVNVANNDGTLNLSPVDESREANALSGTMRAIIANAVHGVTKGFERKLTLVGVGYRAQAQGDKLNLSLGFSHPVVHQMPEGVKAETPTQTEIVIKGINKQQVGQVAAEVRGYRPPEPYKGKGVRYSDEVVILKETKKK; from the coding sequence ATGTCTCGAGTAGGTAAGAGCCCGATCGCGCTGCAAGGCGCGGAAGTCAAGCTGGCCGACGGTGCGATCACCGTCAAGGGCCCGCTGGGCACCATCACGCAAGCGATCAATCCGCTCGTGAACGTGGCGAACAACGACGGCACGCTGAATCTGTCGCCGGTCGACGAAAGCCGCGAAGCAAACGCACTGTCGGGCACGATGCGCGCGATCATCGCGAATGCCGTGCACGGCGTGACCAAGGGTTTCGAGCGCAAGCTGACGCTGGTTGGCGTCGGTTATCGTGCGCAAGCGCAAGGCGACAAGCTGAACCTGTCGCTGGGTTTCTCGCACCCGGTGGTGCACCAGATGCCGGAAGGCGTCAAGGCTGAAACCCCGACGCAAACCGAAATCGTGATCAAGGGGATCAACAAGCAACAAGTCGGTCAAGTGGCTGCGGAAGTCCGCGGTTACCGTCCGCCGGAGCCGTACAAGGGCAAGGGCGTGCGCTATTCCGACGAGGTTGTGATCCTCAAAGAAACGAAGAAGAAGTAA
- the rplR gene encoding 50S ribosomal protein L18: protein MDKTQSRLRRARQTRIKIAELQVARLAVHRTNTHIYAQVFSPCGTKVLASASTLEAEVRAELADKSGKGGNVNAATLIGKRIAEKAKAAGIESVAFDRSGFRYHGRVKALAEAAREAGLKF, encoded by the coding sequence ATGGATAAGACTCAATCTCGCCTGCGCCGCGCTCGCCAGACGCGTATCAAGATCGCTGAGCTGCAGGTCGCGCGTCTCGCCGTGCATCGCACGAACACGCACATCTACGCTCAAGTGTTCTCGCCGTGCGGCACCAAGGTGCTCGCCAGCGCGTCGACGCTCGAAGCAGAAGTGCGCGCTGAACTGGCCGACAAGTCGGGCAAGGGCGGCAACGTTAATGCCGCGACGCTGATCGGCAAGCGTATTGCCGAGAAGGCAAAGGCTGCCGGCATCGAATCCGTCGCCTTCGACCGCTCGGGCTTCCGCTACCATGGCCGCGTCAAGGCGCTGGCTGAGGCAGCTCGCGAAGCTGGGCTCAAGTTCTAA
- the rpsE gene encoding 30S ribosomal protein S5: MAKMQAKVQADERDDGLREKMISVNRVTKVVKGGRILGFAALTVVGDGDGRIGMGKGKAKEVPVAVQKAMEQARRNMFKVPLKNGTLQHEVHGKHGASAVLLAPAKAGTGVIAGGPMRAVFDVMGVQNVVAKSHGSTNPYNLVRATLDGLRKQSTPADIAAKRGKSVEDILG; this comes from the coding sequence ATGGCAAAGATGCAAGCGAAAGTTCAGGCTGACGAGCGCGACGACGGCCTTCGCGAAAAGATGATTTCGGTCAACCGCGTGACCAAGGTCGTGAAGGGGGGCCGTATTCTCGGCTTCGCCGCACTGACCGTGGTTGGCGACGGCGATGGCCGCATCGGTATGGGCAAGGGCAAGGCGAAGGAAGTGCCGGTCGCTGTCCAGAAGGCAATGGAACAAGCTCGCCGCAACATGTTCAAGGTGCCGCTCAAGAACGGCACGCTGCAGCACGAAGTGCACGGCAAGCATGGCGCATCCGCTGTCCTCCTCGCTCCGGCGAAGGCGGGTACGGGCGTGATCGCCGGCGGCCCGATGCGCGCAGTGTTCGACGTGATGGGCGTTCAGAACGTCGTGGCAAAGAGCCACGGTTCGACGAACCCGTACAACCTCGTTCGCGCCACGCTGGACGGTCTGCGCAAGCAGTCGACCCCGGCAGACATCGCGGCGAAGCGCGGCAAGTCCGTCGAAGATATTTTGGGCTAA
- the rpmD gene encoding 50S ribosomal protein L30 codes for MSEKTVKVQLVKSLIGTRESHRATVRGLGLRRLNSVSELQDTPAVRGMINKVSYLVKVIA; via the coding sequence ATGTCTGAAAAAACTGTCAAGGTTCAGCTCGTCAAGAGCCTGATCGGGACCCGCGAATCGCACCGTGCGACCGTGCGTGGCCTGGGCCTGCGCCGACTCAACTCGGTTAGCGAGCTGCAGGATACGCCGGCGGTCCGCGGCATGATCAACAAGGTCTCGTACCTCGTTAAGGTCATCGCGTAA
- the rplO gene encoding 50S ribosomal protein L15, producing MELNNLKPAAGAKHAKRRVGRGIGSGLGKTAGRGHKGQKSRSGGFHKVGFEGGQMPLQRRLPKRGFTSLTKEFVGEVRLGDLEKLPVDEIDLLALKQAGLVGELTKSAKIIATGELKRKIVVKGLGATKGARAAIEAAGGSFAE from the coding sequence ATGGAATTGAATAACCTGAAGCCGGCCGCTGGTGCAAAGCATGCCAAGCGTCGCGTCGGCCGCGGCATCGGTTCGGGCCTCGGCAAGACGGCTGGCCGTGGTCACAAGGGTCAGAAATCGCGTTCGGGCGGCTTCCACAAAGTCGGTTTCGAAGGCGGTCAGATGCCGCTGCAACGTCGTCTGCCGAAGCGCGGCTTCACGTCGCTGACGAAGGAATTCGTCGGTGAAGTGCGCCTGGGCGACCTCGAGAAGCTGCCGGTCGATGAAATCGATCTGCTCGCACTGAAGCAAGCCGGCCTGGTCGGCGAGCTGACGAAGAGCGCGAAGATCATCGCGACGGGCGAACTGAAGCGCAAGATCGTCGTGAAGGGTCTGGGCGCCACCAAGGGTGCGCGCGCTGCGATCGAAGCGGCTGGCGGTTCGTTCGCCGAGTGA
- the secY gene encoding preprotein translocase subunit SecY, producing the protein MANSPSLAKPGRSTAKFGDLRRRAMFLLLALIVYRIGAHIPVPGIDPDQLAKLFQSQAGGILGMFNMFSGGALSRFTIFALGIMPYISASIIMQLLAIVSPQLEALKKEGQAGQRKITQYTRYFTVVLATFQAFGIAAALENQPGLVIDPGMLFRLTTVVTLVTGTMFLMWLGEQITERGLGNGISIIIFGGIAAGFPNAVGGLFELVRTGSMSIISAIIIVVLIAAVTYLVVFIERGQRKILVNYAKRQVGNKIYGGQSSHLPLKLNMSGVIPPIFASSIILFPATILGWFSTGQPSGSWISNTLHNVAEALKPGQPVYVLLYTLAIVFFCFFYTALVFNSRETADNLKKSGAFVPGIRPGDQTARYIDRILTRLTLAGAIYIVFVCLLPEFLVLRWNVPFYFGGTSLLIIVVVTMDFMAQVQSYVMSQQYESLLKKANFKGGNIPMR; encoded by the coding sequence TTGGCTAACAGCCCGAGTCTTGCAAAACCCGGTCGAAGCACGGCGAAATTCGGCGATCTGCGCCGGCGAGCGATGTTCCTGCTCCTGGCGCTGATCGTCTATCGCATCGGCGCGCACATCCCCGTGCCGGGCATCGATCCGGATCAACTGGCGAAGCTGTTCCAGAGTCAGGCGGGCGGCATCCTGGGCATGTTCAACATGTTCTCGGGTGGCGCGCTTTCCCGCTTCACGATCTTTGCGCTGGGGATCATGCCGTACATCTCGGCGTCGATCATCATGCAGTTGCTGGCGATCGTCTCGCCGCAGCTCGAGGCGCTGAAGAAGGAAGGGCAGGCAGGGCAACGGAAGATCACGCAGTACACGCGGTATTTCACCGTGGTGCTCGCGACCTTCCAGGCGTTCGGTATCGCGGCTGCGCTGGAAAACCAGCCCGGCCTCGTGATCGACCCCGGCATGCTGTTCCGGCTGACGACGGTCGTGACGCTGGTTACCGGCACGATGTTCCTGATGTGGCTGGGTGAGCAGATCACCGAGCGTGGTCTGGGCAACGGCATCTCGATCATCATCTTCGGCGGGATCGCAGCAGGGTTCCCGAATGCCGTCGGTGGGCTGTTCGAGCTGGTGCGTACGGGTTCGATGAGCATCATTTCGGCGATCATCATCGTCGTTCTGATTGCCGCGGTGACTTACCTGGTCGTGTTCATCGAACGCGGTCAGCGCAAGATCCTCGTGAACTACGCGAAGCGCCAGGTCGGCAACAAGATCTACGGTGGCCAGTCGTCGCACTTGCCGCTGAAGCTGAACATGTCGGGCGTGATTCCGCCGATCTTCGCGTCGTCGATCATCCTGTTCCCGGCCACGATTCTCGGCTGGTTCAGCACGGGTCAGCCGTCGGGAAGCTGGATCTCCAACACGTTGCATAACGTCGCGGAGGCGCTGAAGCCGGGTCAGCCGGTCTATGTGCTGCTGTACACGCTGGCAATCGTGTTTTTCTGCTTCTTCTACACCGCACTGGTGTTCAACAGCAGGGAAACCGCGGACAACCTGAAGAAGAGCGGTGCGTTTGTTCCGGGCATTCGTCCGGGCGATCAGACCGCGCGATATATCGACCGCATCCTCACGCGTCTGACGCTGGCCGGTGCGATCTACATCGTCTTCGTGTGTCTGTTGCCGGAATTCCTGGTGCTGCGCTGGAACGTGCCGTTTTATTTTGGTGGAACGTCGCTGCTGATCATTGTCGTCGTCACGATGGACTTCATGGCGCAGGTGCAGTCGTACGTTATGTCGCAACAGTATGAGTCGCTGCTCAAGAAGGCAAACTTCAAGGGCGGCAACATCCCAATGCGTTAA
- the infA gene encoding translation initiation factor IF-1 has product MAKDDVIQMQGEVIENLPNATFRVKLENGHVVLGHISGKMRMHYIRILPGDKVTVELTPYDLSRARIVFRAK; this is encoded by the coding sequence ATGGCCAAAGACGATGTAATCCAGATGCAGGGTGAGGTGATCGAAAACCTCCCGAATGCGACCTTCCGTGTGAAGCTGGAAAACGGCCATGTCGTGTTGGGGCATATCTCCGGGAAGATGCGGATGCACTACATCCGCATCCTGCCGGGCGACAAGGTGACGGTTGAATTGACGCCTTACGATCTGTCTCGTGCGCGGATCGTGTTCCGGGCGAAGTGA
- the rpmJ gene encoding 50S ribosomal protein L36 has product MKVMASVKRICRNCKIIKRKGVVRVICSSDPRHKQRQG; this is encoded by the coding sequence ATGAAAGTGATGGCATCGGTTAAGCGCATTTGCCGCAATTGCAAGATCATCAAGCGCAAAGGCGTCGTTCGCGTGATCTGCAGCTCGGATCCGCGCCACAAGCAGCGCCAAGGCTGA
- the rpsM gene encoding 30S ribosomal protein S13, producing MARIAGVNIPNHQHTEIGLTAIFGIGRTRSRSICTAAGVEFSKKVKDLTDADLEKLREEVGKFIVEGDLRREVTMNIKRLMDLGCYRGVRHRKGLPMRGQRTRTNARTRKGPRRAAQALKK from the coding sequence ATGGCTCGTATCGCAGGGGTTAACATCCCGAATCACCAGCATACCGAGATCGGCCTGACGGCAATCTTCGGTATCGGCCGCACGCGCTCGCGCAGCATCTGCACGGCAGCTGGCGTGGAATTCTCGAAGAAGGTCAAGGATCTGACCGACGCAGACCTCGAAAAGCTGCGTGAAGAAGTGGGCAAATTCATCGTCGAAGGCGATCTGCGCCGTGAAGTGACGATGAACATCAAGCGCCTGATGGACCTCGGTTGCTACCGTGGTGTTCGTCATCGCAAGGGCCTGCCGATGCGCGGTCAGCGTACGCGTACGAACGCACGTACCCGCAAGGGTCCGCGTCGTGCAGCGCAAGCGCTGAAGAAGTAA
- the rpsK gene encoding 30S ribosomal protein S11 encodes MAKASNTAAQRVRKKVKKNVAEGVVHVHASFNNTIITITDRQGNALAWATSGGQGFKGSRKSTPFAAQVAAESAGRVAMEYGVKNLEVRIKGPGPGRESAVRALHGLGIKITAISDVTPIPHNGCRPPKRRRI; translated from the coding sequence ATGGCTAAGGCTTCGAACACCGCGGCGCAACGCGTTCGCAAGAAGGTTAAGAAGAACGTCGCTGAAGGCGTGGTTCACGTTCACGCGTCGTTCAACAACACGATCATCACGATCACCGATCGCCAGGGCAATGCACTGGCATGGGCGACGTCGGGCGGCCAGGGCTTCAAGGGCTCGCGCAAGTCGACGCCGTTCGCTGCTCAGGTTGCTGCTGAGTCGGCCGGTCGCGTGGCGATGGAATACGGCGTGAAGAATCTGGAAGTGCGGATCAAGGGCCCGGGCCCGGGTCGTGAGTCGGCAGTGCGCGCACTGCATGGCCTCGGCATCAAGATCACCGCGATTTCGGACGTCACCCCGATTCCGCACAACGGCTGCCGTCCGCCGAAGCGCCGTCGTATCTAA
- the rpsD gene encoding 30S ribosomal protein S4, with translation MARYIGPKAKLSRREGTDLFLKSARRSLADKCKLDSKPGQHGRTSGARTSDYGTQLREKQKVKRIYGVLERQFRRYFAEADRRKGNTGENLLQLLESRLDNVVYRMGFGSTRAEARQLVSHKSITVNGVVANVPSQQVKAGDVVAIREKAKKQARIVEALSLAEQGGMPSWVAVDAKKFEGTFKQMPERADIAGDINESLIVELYSR, from the coding sequence GTGGCACGTTATATCGGCCCTAAGGCCAAGCTGTCCCGCCGTGAAGGCACCGACCTGTTCCTGAAGAGCGCGCGCCGCTCGCTCGCCGACAAGTGCAAGCTCGACAGCAAGCCGGGTCAGCACGGCCGTACTTCGGGCGCACGTACGTCCGACTATGGTACGCAGCTGCGCGAAAAGCAGAAGGTCAAGCGTATTTACGGCGTCCTGGAGCGTCAGTTCCGCCGCTACTTCGCTGAAGCCGACCGCCGCAAGGGCAACACGGGTGAAAACCTGCTGCAACTGCTCGAGTCGCGTCTCGACAACGTCGTGTACCGCATGGGCTTCGGCTCGACCCGCGCTGAAGCGCGTCAGCTGGTGAGCCACAAGTCGATCACCGTGAACGGCGTCGTCGCGAACGTGCCGTCGCAGCAAGTGAAGGCGGGTGACGTCGTCGCGATCCGCGAAAAGGCGAAGAAGCAGGCGCGTATCGTCGAAGCGCTGTCGCTGGCCGAGCAAGGCGGCATGCCGAGCTGGGTTGCAGTCGATGCGAAGAAGTTCGAAGGCACGTTCAAGCAAATGCCGGAACGCGCTGACATCGCAGGCGACATCAACGAAAGCCTGATCGTCGAATTGTATTCGCGTTAA
- a CDS encoding DNA-directed RNA polymerase subunit alpha translates to MQTSLLKPKIIAVESLGENHARVVMEPFERGYGHTLGNALRRVLLSSMVGYAPTEVTIAGVVHEYSTLDGVQEDVVNLLLNLKGVVFKLHNRDEVTVTLRKEGEGVVTAGDIELAHDCEVINPNHVIAHLSKGGKLDVQIKIEKGRGYVPGNVRRYGEDTAKIIGRIVLDASFSPVRRVSYAVESARVEQRTDLDKLVMNIETSGVITPEEAIRQSARILVDQLSVFAALEGTETAAEAPSRAPQIDPILLRPVDDLELTVRSANCLKAENIYYIGDLIQRTENELLKTPNLGRKSLNEIKEVLASRGLTLGMKLENWPPAGLDK, encoded by the coding sequence ATGCAAACCAGTTTGCTGAAACCCAAGATCATCGCCGTGGAATCGCTGGGCGAGAACCACGCGAGGGTGGTCATGGAACCGTTCGAACGCGGTTACGGCCACACCTTGGGCAATGCGCTTCGCCGCGTGCTGCTGTCGTCGATGGTTGGCTACGCGCCGACCGAAGTCACGATCGCCGGCGTGGTGCACGAGTATTCGACGCTCGATGGCGTGCAAGAAGACGTCGTCAACCTGCTGCTGAACCTGAAGGGTGTGGTGTTCAAGCTGCACAACCGTGACGAAGTGACGGTGACCCTGCGCAAGGAAGGCGAAGGCGTCGTCACGGCCGGCGATATCGAGCTGGCTCACGATTGCGAAGTCATCAACCCGAATCACGTGATCGCACACCTGTCGAAGGGCGGCAAGCTCGACGTTCAGATCAAGATCGAAAAGGGTCGTGGCTACGTGCCCGGCAACGTCCGTCGCTATGGCGAAGACACGGCCAAGATCATCGGCCGCATCGTTCTCGACGCATCGTTCTCGCCGGTTCGCCGCGTGAGCTACGCAGTTGAAAGCGCACGTGTCGAGCAGCGTACCGACCTCGACAAGCTCGTGATGAACATCGAGACGAGCGGCGTGATCACCCCGGAAGAGGCGATCCGTCAATCGGCCCGCATCCTGGTCGACCAGCTGTCTGTGTTCGCGGCACTGGAAGGCACGGAAACGGCTGCAGAGGCACCGTCGCGCGCACCGCAGATCGATCCGATCCTGCTGCGTCCGGTGGACGATCTCGAGCTGACGGTTCGTTCGGCGAACTGCCTGAAGGCCGAGAACATCTACTACATCGGCGACCTGATCCAGCGCACGGAAAACGAGCTGCTGAAGACGCCGAACCTCGGTCGCAAGTCGCTCAACGAGATCAAGGAAGTGCTCGCTTCGCGCGGTCTCACGCTGGGCATGAAGCTCGAAAACTGGCCGCCGGCTGGTCTCGACAAGTAA
- the rplQ gene encoding 50S ribosomal protein L17: MRHRHGLRKLNRTSSHRLAMLRNMSNSLIEHEVIKTTLPKAKELRKVVEPLITLGKKPSLANRRLAFNRLRDRDSVAKLFDVLGPRFANRPGGYLRVLKFGFRVGDNAPMALVELLDRPEVDETENVQEAE, from the coding sequence ATGCGCCATCGTCATGGTCTGCGGAAACTGAACCGCACGAGCAGCCACCGTCTGGCTATGCTCCGTAACATGTCCAACTCGCTGATCGAGCACGAAGTCATCAAGACGACGCTGCCGAAGGCGAAGGAACTCCGTAAAGTCGTCGAGCCGCTGATCACGCTCGGCAAGAAGCCGTCGCTGGCAAACCGTCGCCTGGCGTTCAACCGCCTGCGCGATCGTGACTCGGTGGCTAAGCTGTTCGACGTGCTCGGTCCGCGTTTCGCGAACCGTCCGGGCGGCTACCTGCGCGTGCTGAAGTTCGGCTTCCGCGTCGGCGACAACGCACCGATGGCACTGGTCGAACTGCTCGATCGTCCGGAAGTCGACGAAACGGAAAACGTGCAAGAAGCCGAGTAA
- the cutA gene encoding divalent-cation tolerance protein CutA, with the protein MVVVLMLTTVPDAATATALSDGALDARLAACVSELGAVKSRYHWQGKVETADEIQLLFKTSPVRSLELERFILAHHPYETPEVVSWQATASAAYGQWVTSETQRLFHV; encoded by the coding sequence ATGGTGGTGGTATTGATGCTCACGACGGTGCCGGACGCGGCGACGGCCACGGCGCTCTCCGATGGCGCGCTCGATGCGCGGCTTGCCGCGTGCGTGTCGGAACTCGGTGCGGTCAAGTCGCGCTACCACTGGCAGGGCAAGGTCGAGACGGCCGACGAGATCCAGTTGCTGTTCAAGACGAGCCCCGTGCGCTCGCTCGAACTGGAGCGATTTATCCTCGCGCATCATCCATACGAGACGCCGGAAGTCGTCTCGTGGCAGGCGACGGCTTCGGCCGCGTACGGCCAGTGGGTGACCAGCGAAACTCAACGTCTATTTCATGTTTAA